The genomic window CTGCAGCACATGCCACGCTGCTGCTGAAGCGCACCTGGAATCGGGCAGCGTTGAAGGAATGATGCCTGACGATCTTCAGAGAATCTGCTTTTCCTGCCACACAAGTCTCGAATGCGATGACGAGCACTGCAGCAGGGACGAGTATACCTGCGATACGTGCCATAGCATCCACGAGGGAAAAGGGAAAGGGATCCTGAAGGCCTGCTGCACGAACAAGCTCTGCGGGAGCTGCCATAAAGATGTCAAAGCGCAGATGAATCTTCCCAACCATCATCCTGTCCCCGAAGGGAAGATGACCTGCTTCTCCTGTCATTCCCCTCACGCCGGATTCAAGCCATCACTCGCAACGGGGAAGGACGTGAACGATCTCTGCTGGAATTGCCACACCTCCAAGCAGGGTCCTTATATATTCGAACATGAACCTGTGGTTGAAGACTGCCGTATCTGCCACAGCACTCATGGCAGCGTTGCCGACAACCTCCTGAATCAGAACGAGCCGTTCCTCTGCCTCCAGTGCCACGAGTTCCACTTCCATGCAGGACTCGAAGGAGAAGAAGAGGAAGAGCTGACGATCGGTGGAATCCTCTATGGGAACCGCCATACGACGTCCGGCTACAAGATGGCATTCACGACGAGTTGCACCCAGTGCCACATTCAGATCCACGGTTCTGATCTTCCAGCACAGACTGTCCCCGGTCGCGGGGAAGGTCTCACACGATAGGAGGTGTGTCATGAAAAAATACCTGATCATTCTTTCCGCAATCTTGCTGATGGGTGGCCTTGTCTGGGCTGATGATACAGAAGGTTCCGTCACCTTCAAGTACACGGTCGTCAGTGATGAGGACAGCAAGGTCAAGGCTTCGGAGTACAGGGACGATGAGGATTCTGCCGGCTTTGCGGTCGATCTCACGTCACAGATGCAGGATCATGGTCTGTTCCTCATCTCCGGGCATACCAGTACGA from Acidobacteriota bacterium includes these protein-coding regions:
- a CDS encoding cytochrome c3 family protein; this encodes MKRKFLIFLFLLCIPMAVLADKETCGECHEEIFKSSATAMHARTGNVTCSTCHAAAEAHLESGSVEGMMPDDLQRICFSCHTSLECDDEHCSRDEYTCDTCHSIHEGKGKGILKACCTNKLCGSCHKDVKAQMNLPNHHPVPEGKMTCFSCHSPHAGFKPSLATGKDVNDLCWNCHTSKQGPYIFEHEPVVEDCRICHSTHGSVADNLLNQNEPFLCLQCHEFHFHAGLEGEEEEELTIGGILYGNRHTTSGYKMAFTTSCTQCHIQIHGSDLPAQTVPGRGEGLTR